One segment of Alnus glutinosa chromosome 2, dhAlnGlut1.1, whole genome shotgun sequence DNA contains the following:
- the LOC133861862 gene encoding cysteine and histidine-rich domain-containing protein RAR1 has translation MKEWSCCKKRSHDFSLFLDIPGCKTGKHTTEKPVLKTPPKNPAPAPSSNSTTDASSKQTCSRCRQGFFCSDHGSQAKEINPKPLNVDTTAPTKINTNSESSPAPAKKVVDINEPQTCGNKGCGKTFKEKDNHETACSYHPGPAVFHDRMRGWKCCDIHVKEFDEFMSIPPCTQGWHAA, from the exons ATGAAAGAGTGGAGTTGTTGCAAGAAAAGAAGTCATGATTTCAGCTTATTTTTGGATATTCCAGG ATGTAAGACAGGCAAGCACACAACCGAGAAGCCAGTGTTGAAAACTCCTCCAAAGAATCCAGCTCCTGCTCCCTCTTCAAATTCTACAACAGATGCATCTTCAAAACAGACTTGCTCTAGGTGCCGCCAGGGTTTCTTTTGCTCTGATCATG GTTCACAAGCTAAAGAGATTAATCCAAAGCCTTTAAATGTGGACACAACTGCACCTACCAAGATTAATACAAATTCCGAGAGCTCTCCTGCTCCAGCAAAGAAGGTAGTTGATATAAATGAGCCCCAGACATGCGGAAATAAAGGATGTGGTAAGACTTTCAAGGAAAAGGATAATCACGAGACTGCATGCAGTTACCATCCTGGACCCGCTGTTTTCCATGACCGTATGAGAGGG TGGAAGTGCTGTGACATTCATGTGAAGGAATTTGATGAGTTCATGAGCATTCCGCCTTGCACCCAGGGATGGCATGCCGCATAA